One genomic window of Methanosalsum zhilinae DSM 4017 includes the following:
- a CDS encoding DUF2111 domain-containing protein, which yields MKISGEGNINYLKISEDSGAEDLEPMAFAIHSLLGLPTTMRSLNKKGIRLEKNKVLDTNYTGPVLEEALKTNKLVRKIPDEGQYKGKAVIVAPLRSKEGDVIAAIGVVDLLAALDIMSLFDEYPGIVEEVEKAKKEIYREK from the coding sequence ATGAAAATAAGCGGAGAGGGTAATATTAATTATCTTAAAATATCTGAAGATTCAGGTGCAGAAGATCTTGAACCAATGGCCTTTGCAATACATTCACTTTTGGGTCTGCCCACAACAATGAGAAGCCTTAACAAAAAAGGGATCCGGCTGGAAAAAAATAAAGTTCTTGATACAAATTATACAGGTCCGGTCCTTGAAGAAGCCCTGAAAACAAACAAGCTGGTACGTAAGATCCCTGACGAAGGTCAATATAAAGGAAAAGCAGTAATAGTAGCCCCCTTAAGATCTAAAGAAGGAGATGTGATCGCAGCTATTGGAGTGGTGGATCTACTTGCAGCGCTTGATATAATGTCACTTTTTGATGAGTATCCAGGAATTGTTGAAGAAGTAGAAAAAGCAAAAAAAGAAATATACCGGGAAAAATAA
- a CDS encoding DUF2124 domain-containing protein — MELLLTSKGIGGQLKSFKDLVKDSEEITFVGTPGFCTPFAELLSFTLRDSEKRLVFVPNMDKDSAKILAFTDDGMQLRDTADPLADTVVLLGGLAIPKNQIDPQNMNRFVQMISKGRNSKIIGVCFQSIFQEQKWTDHIKFDYIIDADLSVEVIKM; from the coding sequence ATGGAATTATTGCTTACATCAAAAGGAATTGGAGGACAGCTGAAATCTTTCAAGGATCTTGTCAAAGATTCTGAAGAGATCACTTTCGTAGGAACACCGGGTTTTTGTACACCTTTTGCAGAACTTCTATCATTTACACTTAGGGATAGCGAAAAAAGGCTGGTTTTTGTTCCAAATATGGATAAAGATTCTGCAAAGATTTTAGCTTTCACTGATGATGGAATGCAGCTTAGAGATACAGCAGATCCGCTGGCAGACACCGTTGTGTTATTGGGAGGACTGGCAATCCCTAAAAACCAGATTGATCCGCAGAATATGAATCGGTTTGTCCAGATGATCAGTAAAGGTAGAAATAGTAAAATTATAGGTGTCTGTTTTCAATCAATTTTCCAGGAACAGAAGTGGACAGATCATATCAAATTTGATTATATAATTGACGCTGATCTCTCTGTTGAAGTGATCAAAATGTGA
- a CDS encoding DUF1059 domain-containing protein has protein sequence MKILRCRDLGFNCGFITTGYDADELKKNMQEHIETIHRESFEKMDEDDKEDIKYRMDFLLSRGCGCGAL, from the coding sequence ATGAAGATATTAAGATGCAGGGATCTGGGATTCAATTGTGGTTTCATAACCACTGGTTATGATGCAGATGAGCTTAAAAAAAATATGCAGGAACACATTGAAACAATACACAGAGAATCATTTGAAAAAATGGATGAAGACGATAAAGAAGATATAAAGTACCGAATGGACTTTCTTCTATCCAGAGGTTGCGGCTGTGGTGCATTATAA
- a CDS encoding DEAD/DEAH box helicase codes for MSFESFNIKSQIVRALNNEGITAPTDIQEQTIPLIASGKDVIGISHTGSGKTAAFAIPLLDKIVRGQGIQSLIVVPTRELASQISNEFNKFGKYIDFSIATIYGGVAIGPQIRQLSRADIVVATPGRLLDHVQRKTIDLSNVETLVLDEADIMVDMGFFEDIKKILKAVPHKRQIALFGATISDEINQLKTKYMNNPAFEKSEAHVDDTLLKQYYYRVDQKEKFSLLVHLLREETSDRVIVFCPTRANVETVSKNLRSNGIKANMIHGKIKQSNRLKVIDNFNKGRPKILIASGVASRGLDIKGVSHVYNYGLSHNPEEYIHRIGRTARAGESGKAITLLSPGDNKVFKTIVKKYNVNIENLECDDFSRVQFDSRSSGSSNNKFRDNKSRNKNKESGPRSSWKKVQKPPGSSKDQKMNGNRKRRVKYRNISDDKVASKIKAAKPKRPVRNQ; via the coding sequence ATGTCATTCGAATCATTTAATATAAAATCACAGATAGTCAGAGCGCTTAATAATGAAGGTATAACGGCTCCAACAGATATTCAGGAGCAGACAATTCCTTTGATCGCTTCAGGAAAAGATGTTATAGGAATTTCACATACCGGATCCGGAAAAACTGCTGCTTTTGCGATACCCTTACTCGATAAAATAGTACGTGGGCAAGGTATTCAATCGTTAATTGTAGTTCCTACCCGTGAACTTGCTTCTCAGATATCCAATGAATTTAACAAGTTTGGAAAATATATTGATTTTTCAATAGCAACCATTTATGGTGGAGTTGCCATTGGTCCCCAGATCAGACAACTATCCAGGGCAGATATTGTGGTAGCTACACCAGGCAGATTACTTGATCATGTTCAGAGAAAGACCATAGATTTATCCAATGTTGAAACTCTGGTCCTTGATGAAGCTGATATTATGGTTGATATGGGGTTTTTTGAGGATATTAAAAAGATATTGAAGGCTGTACCCCATAAAAGACAGATTGCTCTATTTGGGGCAACAATATCAGACGAAATAAATCAGCTCAAAACAAAATATATGAATAATCCTGCATTTGAAAAATCGGAAGCGCATGTAGACGATACACTATTAAAGCAATATTACTACAGGGTTGACCAGAAAGAAAAATTCTCTTTACTTGTACATCTTCTCAGGGAAGAAACTTCAGATAGAGTTATTGTATTCTGTCCAACACGCGCAAATGTGGAAACAGTTTCAAAGAACCTGCGATCAAATGGAATAAAAGCCAACATGATCCATGGTAAAATAAAGCAGAGCAACCGGCTTAAGGTAATAGATAATTTCAATAAAGGAAGACCCAAGATTCTTATTGCTTCAGGTGTTGCTTCCAGAGGTTTGGATATAAAAGGTGTAAGCCACGTTTATAATTATGGTCTCTCCCACAATCCGGAAGAGTATATTCACAGGATCGGACGTACTGCAAGAGCCGGTGAATCTGGTAAAGCAATTACCCTATTAAGTCCCGGTGACAATAAAGTATTCAAAACAATTGTTAAAAAATATAATGTAAACATTGAAAATCTTGAATGCGATGATTTTTCCAGGGTTCAGTTCGATTCCAGAAGCAGTGGGTCAAGCAACAATAAATTTAGGGATAACAAATCCAGAAATAAGAACAAAGAATCTGGTCCCAGATCCTCATGGAAGAAAGTTCAGAAACCACCTGGCTCAAGTAAAGATCAAAAAATGAATGGAAACAGAAAAAGGCGAGTAAAGTATAGGAATATATCTGACGACAAAGTAGCTTCAAAAATAAAAGCTGCAAAACCAAAAAGACCGGTCAGAAACCAATAA
- a CDS encoding ATP-dependent DNA ligase, producing the protein MTAFKEFAHVCSQIENTSSSLEITDMVAEFFRIVDTEELPVVIHFIMGEVFPAWSEEELGIGKGLYYTSLSKVSGLSVDEIKEIVRKTGDIGKTTIEVMKNKSGDQVTFSVFFDDNTQLSIIDVYEALKKIAAINGKGSQNIKMKNLQYIFSKASPQESQYMARLVLEELRIGVGEGIVRDAIALAFDVPAESIERGFMLTNDMGAVGLAAKKGGIEEVEKLNMELNRPIKLMLAQVTPSIKTAIEEMEEAAIEWKFDGARLQVHKDKDKVSIYSRKLENITNSLPDVVSAVKEYVNADTAILDGEAFAVDENGKPKPFQEILKRLRRKYDIEITTRDIPLTVKFFDIMYLNGDYLIDLSLIERRRLLGECVRNSNSITVDQQVVTDDPEIGEKIYSEAIRAGHEGIMIKNPQSPYTPGKRGKNWLKKKPVMETLDLVVIGGEWGYGRRTNFIGSYTLSCYDPDSGNFLPIGKVGTGITDENLVELTGLFSDLIVVESGRDLEFKPEIVFEVAFEEIQKSTNYESGYALRFPRLVSIRDDKSPHEADTISRVDEIYRSQRK; encoded by the coding sequence ATGACAGCTTTCAAAGAATTTGCGCATGTATGCAGTCAGATAGAGAATACAAGCAGTTCACTTGAAATTACAGATATGGTAGCTGAGTTTTTCAGGATAGTTGATACTGAAGAACTTCCAGTTGTCATACATTTTATTATGGGGGAAGTATTTCCTGCCTGGAGTGAAGAAGAACTTGGTATAGGTAAAGGGCTTTACTATACCTCTTTATCTAAAGTATCGGGACTTTCAGTAGACGAAATTAAAGAGATTGTTCGAAAGACGGGTGATATTGGTAAAACAACCATTGAAGTCATGAAAAATAAATCCGGGGATCAGGTAACCTTCAGTGTCTTTTTTGATGATAATACACAATTATCCATAATAGATGTATATGAAGCACTAAAAAAAATTGCTGCAATTAATGGTAAAGGTTCTCAGAACATAAAGATGAAAAATCTGCAGTATATTTTCAGTAAAGCATCGCCACAGGAATCTCAGTACATGGCGCGTCTTGTCCTTGAAGAGTTGAGAATTGGTGTCGGGGAAGGAATTGTAAGAGATGCTATTGCTCTGGCTTTTGATGTTCCGGCAGAGTCTATTGAAAGGGGATTTATGCTGACCAATGATATGGGAGCAGTTGGATTGGCTGCAAAAAAAGGTGGTATTGAAGAAGTTGAAAAGTTAAATATGGAATTGAATCGGCCCATTAAACTAATGCTTGCTCAGGTAACTCCCAGTATTAAAACCGCTATTGAGGAAATGGAAGAAGCTGCTATTGAATGGAAATTTGATGGTGCAAGACTCCAGGTGCATAAGGATAAGGATAAAGTTTCGATATATTCAAGGAAGCTGGAGAATATCACTAATTCGCTACCCGATGTAGTATCTGCTGTAAAGGAGTATGTTAATGCAGATACTGCAATATTGGATGGGGAAGCCTTTGCTGTGGACGAAAATGGAAAACCGAAACCATTTCAGGAAATACTCAAAAGGCTTCGTAGAAAGTACGATATAGAGATCACTACAAGAGATATACCCCTGACTGTAAAATTCTTTGATATAATGTATCTGAATGGTGATTATCTTATTGATCTTTCACTCATTGAACGTAGAAGACTGCTTGGCGAATGTGTCAGGAACAGTAACTCCATCACAGTTGATCAGCAGGTTGTAACAGATGATCCTGAAATTGGAGAAAAGATATATAGTGAAGCAATAAGAGCGGGTCATGAAGGGATAATGATCAAAAATCCACAGTCACCATATACACCCGGTAAAAGAGGCAAAAACTGGCTCAAGAAAAAGCCAGTAATGGAAACGCTGGATCTTGTGGTAATTGGAGGAGAATGGGGATACGGAAGACGTACTAATTTTATAGGATCTTATACACTTTCATGTTATGACCCAGATAGTGGAAACTTTTTACCCATTGGAAAGGTTGGAACTGGTATAACCGATGAAAACCTTGTTGAACTAACAGGATTGTTTTCTGACCTTATAGTTGTTGAATCCGGAAGAGATCTTGAATTTAAACCGGAAATTGTTTTTGAGGTTGCTTTTGAAGAGATACAGAAAAGCACAAATTATGAGTCCGGTTATGCACTTCGTTTTCCACGACTTGTCAGTATAAGGGATGATAAATCTCCACATGAAGCCGATACTATCAGTCGTGTAGATGAAATATACAGATCACAGAGAAAATGA